In Aythya fuligula isolate bAytFul2 chromosome 25, bAytFul2.pri, whole genome shotgun sequence, a single genomic region encodes these proteins:
- the SNRPC gene encoding U1 small nuclear ribonucleoprotein C isoform X1 — MPKFYCDYCDTYLTHDSPSVRKTHCSGRKHKENVKDYYQKWMEEQAQSLIDKTIAAAFQQGKIPPTPFSAPPPGGAMIPPPPSIPGPPRPGMMPAPHMGGPPMMPMMGPPPPGMMPVGPAPGMRPPMGGHMPMMPGPPMMRPPSRPMMVPTRPGMTRPDR; from the exons ATGCCCAA GTTTTACTGTGACTACTGCGACACGTACCTCACCCACGACTCG CCCTCTGTGAGAAAAACCCACTGCAGTGGCCGAAAGCACAAAGAGAATGTGAAGGACTACTACCAGAAATGGATGGAGGAGCAAGCCCAGAGCCTGATTGATAAAACAA TAGCGGCTGCATTCCAGCAAGGGAAAATTCCACCGACGCCGTTCTCAGCGCCACCCCCTGGAGGAGCCATGATACCGCCCCCTCCCAGCATCC CTGGTCCCCCCAGGCCTGGCATGATGCCAGCCCCTCATATGGGTGGGCCACCAATGATGCCAATGATGGGCCCGCCTCCACCCGGAATGATGCCTGTTGGACCTG CTCCAGGGATGAGGCCACCGATGGGAGGACACATGCCAATGATGCCAGGGCCCCCAATGATGAGACCGCCCTCAAGACCCATGATGGTGCCAACCAGGCCAGGCATGACCCGCCCAGACAGATAA
- the ILRUN gene encoding protein ILRUN, whose protein sequence is MEGMDVDLDAELMQKFSCLGTTDKDVLIGEFQRLLGFQLSPAGCAFFLDMTNWNLQAAIGAYYDFESPNINVPSMSFVEDVTIGEGESIPPDTQFTKTWRIQNTGTEAWPPGVCLKYVGGDQFGHVNMVMVRSLEPQEIADVSVQMCSPSTAGMYQGQWRMCTATGLYYGDVIWVILSVEVGGLLGVTQQLSSFETEFNTQPHRKVEGNFNPFASPQKNRQPDENNLKDPGGSELGTISKNTWGPAPDQIEQDQNGLSQNSVNLSPSSHSNNLSVVTYSKGFHGPYPFGQS, encoded by the exons ATGGAGGGCATGGACGTGGACCTGGACGCGGAGCTGATGCAGAAGTTCAGCTGCCTGGGCACCACCGACAAGGACGTGCTGATCGGCGAGTTCCAGCGCCTGCTCGGCTTCCAGCTCAGCCCCGCCGGCTGCGCCTTCTTCCTCGACATGACCAACTG GAACCTACAAGCCGCCATCGGAGCCTATTATGACTTTGAGAGCCCAAATATCAACGTACCCTCCATGTCCTTTGTTGAAGATGTCACCATCGGGGAAGGAGAGTCCATCCCTCCTGACACCCAGTTTACAAAAACATGGAGGATACAGAACACAG GGACGGAGGCCTGGCCCCCAGGGGTTTGCCTGAAGTATGTTGGGGGAGACCAGTTCGGCCACGTAAACATGGTGATGGTCAGGTCCCTGGAGCCCCAGGAGATCGCAGATGTCAGTGTTCAGAtgtgcagccccagcacagcaggaatGTATCAGGGACAGTGGCGAATGTGCACTGCCACAGGACTCTATTACGGAG ATGTCATCTGGGTGATCCTCAGCGTGGAAGTTGGAGGACTTCTAGGGGTAACACAGCAGCTGTCATCCTTTGAAACAGAGTTCAACACGCAACCGCATCGCAAGGTAGAAGGAAACTTTAACCCGTTCGCCTCTCCGCAGAAGAACAGGCAACCAGATGAAAACAACCTAAAAGACCCTGGGGGTTCCGAGCTAGGCACAATCAGCAAAAACACGTGGGGGCCTGCTCCTGACCAAATCGAACAAGATCAGAATGGACTGTCACAAAACTCTGTAAATCTCTCCCCCAGCAGTCACTCGAACAACTTGTCGGTAGTGACATACAGTAAG
- the SNRPC gene encoding U1 small nuclear ribonucleoprotein C isoform X2, whose translation MPKFYCDYCDTYLTHDSPSVRKTHCSGRKHKENVKDYYQKWMEEQAQSLIDKTTAAFQQGKIPPTPFSAPPPGGAMIPPPPSIPGPPRPGMMPAPHMGGPPMMPMMGPPPPGMMPVGPAPGMRPPMGGHMPMMPGPPMMRPPSRPMMVPTRPGMTRPDR comes from the exons ATGCCCAA GTTTTACTGTGACTACTGCGACACGTACCTCACCCACGACTCG CCCTCTGTGAGAAAAACCCACTGCAGTGGCCGAAAGCACAAAGAGAATGTGAAGGACTACTACCAGAAATGGATGGAGGAGCAAGCCCAGAGCCTGATTGATAAAACAA CGGCTGCATTCCAGCAAGGGAAAATTCCACCGACGCCGTTCTCAGCGCCACCCCCTGGAGGAGCCATGATACCGCCCCCTCCCAGCATCC CTGGTCCCCCCAGGCCTGGCATGATGCCAGCCCCTCATATGGGTGGGCCACCAATGATGCCAATGATGGGCCCGCCTCCACCCGGAATGATGCCTGTTGGACCTG CTCCAGGGATGAGGCCACCGATGGGAGGACACATGCCAATGATGCCAGGGCCCCCAATGATGAGACCGCCCTCAAGACCCATGATGGTGCCAACCAGGCCAGGCATGACCCGCCCAGACAGATAA